A stretch of the Xylocopa sonorina isolate GNS202 chromosome 12, iyXylSono1_principal, whole genome shotgun sequence genome encodes the following:
- the Uif gene encoding sushi, von Willebrand factor type A, EGF and pentraxin domain-containing protein uif isoform X1 — MLIRELAAVWVAVLLCHLQLTESQVPTTNVFTCPNGWELRGIHCYKFFNIRHSWEKAAELCRRYGSELMVVESYSENNVSASMIGRHLDRYWLGLASLDDLRTNTLESAAGMLVSQYAGFWASRQPNPQSGECVDVALTDDRQTWELTTCESLLPFMCRANACPAGSFHCSNGKCVNAAFRCDKQDDCGDFSDEIDCPVNCQFYMASSGDVVESPNYPHKYAPLSNCKWTLEGPQGHNILLQFQEFETEKSFDIVQILVGGRTEEKSVNLATLSGKQELSNKLFVSASNFMIIKFSTDSSVERKGFRASWKTEPQTCGGILRATPQGQVLTSPGYPQNYPGGLECLYILQAQPGRIMSLEIEDLDLEMNRDYILIRDGDSPMSRPIARLTGKSEDNPTVIMSTGSNLYLYFKTSLGDSRRGFSIRYTQGCKATIIARNGTVQSPSFGLNDYPNNQECLYKVKNPQGGPLSLKFINFNVHKTDFVQIYDGPNTNGLRLHPGGGFTSNSRPKITLTAESGEMLVRFTSDALHSSSGWQAEFSADCPQLQSGEGALASSRDTAFGTAVTFSCPLGQEFATGKAKITTECLPGGNWSVTYIPKCQEVYCGPVPQIDNGFSIGSSNVTYRGLATYQCYAGFAFPSGRPTEKISCMADGRWEKKPSCLASQCSPLPEAPHSNITILNGGGRSYGTIVRFECEPGYVRSGHPVILCMSNGTWSDEVPKCSRAKCPLLPTIKNGFVVDVTREYFYGDEARVQCNRGYKLSGSNIIQCGPAQRFDNVPTCEDINECASSQCDLASTECINNPGAFTCKCKPGFAPTMECRPIGDLGLINGGIPDESITVSSSENGYTKTGVRLNNGDGWCGNNIEPGANWVMIDMKAPTIIRGFRTQIVSRVDGNIAYTSAVRIQYTDDLTDAFKDYTNPDGTPVEFRILEPTLSVLNLPVPIEARYVRFRVQDYVGAPCLKLEIMGCTRLECTDINECAINNGGCQQKCINNPGSYACMCNTGFELYKNNGTAGFHIEKYESGERDGDLYQKNKTCVPVMCPSLLAPENGKILSTKQQHHFGDLVRFQCNFGYVLSGSSAVICTSSGAWNGTTPECQYAKCVSLPDDKNEGLSVIRSDEASVLVPFKQNVTLKCGSNGRYLRNTATSGFRQCVYDPKPGLPDYWLSGSQPACPRADCGKPLPTPGAEYGQYLDTKYQSSFFFGCQDTFKLAGQTNRHDNVVRCQANGIWDFGNLRCEGPVCEDPGRPSDGYQIARSYEQGSEVQFGCSRPGYILINPRPIVCVREPECKVVKPLGLASGRIPDSAINATSERPNYEAKNVRLNSVTGWCGKQEAFTYVSVDLGQVYRVKAILVKGVVTNDIVGRPTEIRFFYKQAEIENYVVYFPNFNLTMRDPGNYGELAMITLPKYVQARFVILGIVSYMDNACLKFELMGCEEPVAEPLLGYDYGFSPCVDNEPPVFQNCPQQPIVVQKGSDGGLLPVNFTEPTAIDNSGSIARLEVKPHSFRTPLRVFEDTVVKYVAFDYDGNVAICEINITVPDVTPPKLSCPQSYVIELTDKQESYSVNFNETRRRINATDASGPVKITFVPERALIPIGGFENVTVYATDSSGNRASCNFQVSVQATPCVDWELKPPANGGLKCVPGDKGLQCIATCKNGFRFTDGAPVKTFTCDVAKHWSPTSVVPDCVSENTQQANYHVVAAVTYRANGAVSKSCLPQYQDLMSQYYMNLNNILTQRCSAVNVNMNVSFVRSVPFLIEENVLKMDFILVIVPAIRQPQLYDLCGSTLNLIFDLSVPSTSAVIEPLLNVSAIGNQCPPLRALKSSITRGFTCSIGEVLNMDTNDVPRCLHCPAGTYAGEKQKQCTSCPKGFYQNSDRQGSCLRCPFGTYTREEGSKNIDDCIPVCGYGTYSPTGLVPCLECPRNSYTDEPPVGGYKDCQTCPAGTFTYQPAAPGRDKCRAKCSPGMYSDTGLAPCAQCPKDFFQPQHGATTCVECPTNMYTDGPGALGREECKPVQCTDSVCQHGGLCVPMGHGVQCLCPAGFSGRRCEIDIDECASQPCYNGATCIDLPQGYRCQCANGYSGVNCQEEKSDCSNDTCPERAMCKDEPGFSNYTCLCRSGYTGVDCDITINPCTASGNPCNNGATCVALQQGRYKCDCLPGWEGQSCEINTDDCAEKPCLLGANCTDLVADFTCDCPPGFTGKRCHEKIDLCSGNPCLNGICVDNLFSHECICHPGWTGAACETNINECGDKPCRNNGQCIDQIDGYTCTCEPGYTGKQCQHTIDDCASDPCQNGGTCLDQLEGFVCKCRPGFVGLQCEAELDECLSDPCSPVGTDRCVDLDNTFVCHCREGYTGSSCEINIDDCASYPCLNGATCRDEVGGFKCACPEGWTGVHCEVDVGTCQNHPCQNDAACVDLFMDYFCVCPSGTDGKQCETAPERCIGNPCMHNGRCQDFGSGLNCTCPDDYTGIGCQYEYDACQAGACKNGATCIDDGLGFTCICPPGYTGKTCEEDIIDCKENSCPPSATCIDLTGKFFCQCPFNLTGDDCRKSIQVDYDLYFSDPTRSSAAQVIPFFTGTRKSLTVAMWVQYTQKDEAGIFFTLYAVSSPHVPINRRLMIQAHSNGVQVSLFHDLQDVYLPFREYATINDGQWHHVAVVWNGENSGELILITEGLIASKTEGYGSGRSLPPYAWAMLGKPQSENAKGYTESGFQGHLTKVQIWSRALHVTNEIQKQVRDCRTEPVLYQGLVLTWAGYDETIGGVERVVPSHCGQRVCPPGYGGSKCQQLESDKIPPKVEHCPGDLWVIAKNGSAIVSWDEPRFTDNVGIARIQEKNGHKSGQTLMWGIYDISYVAYDQAGNSASCNFKVYVLSDFCPELADPIGGTQQCKDWGSGGQFKVCEIFCNPGLRFSQEVPKFYTCGAEGFWRPTNDPSLPLIYPACTSATPAQRVFRIKMNFPTSVLCNEAGQGVLKKKVRDAVNSLNRDWNFCSYSFEGTRECKDLHIDVQCDHRARTTRDTNEEDGGTYIISAVVPAEPTRQARQGSDTYEVEISFPAINDPILNANSNERATVQTLLERLILEEDQFDVHDILPNTVPDPASLTLESDYDCPVGQVVMAPDCVPCAVGTYYDEESKQCLSCPVGSYQSESGQLKCSPCPVIAGRLSVTVGPGARNAADCKERCPAGKYYDDMAGLCRSCGHGFYQPNEGSFSCLLCGLGKTTRTAEAVSREECRDECGSGQQLAVEGKCEPCPRGSFRTQGVQAACQACPAGKTTPNMGSAAIEECSLPVCEPGTYLNGSLNECMECKKGTYQSEPQQTFCIPCPPNTSTKGMSATSKSDCTNPCETTDAEMHCDANAYCLLIPETSDFKCECKPGYNGTGTECTDVCMGYCDNEGVCLKDSRGQPSCRCSGSFTGKRCTEKSEFFYITGGIAGGVILIIFVVLLVWMICVRASRKKEPKKMLTPATDQNGSQVNFYYGAPTPYAESIAPSHHSTYAHYYDDEEDGWEMPNFYNETYMKESLHNGKMNSLARSNASIYGTKDDLYDRLKRHAYPGKKDKSDSDSEGQ; from the exons ATGCTGATAAGAGAATTGGCGGCCGTGTGGGTCGCCGTCCTCTTGTGCCATCTTCAGCTAACGGAGTCTCAG GTTCCCACCACGAACGTCTTCACCTGTCCGAACG GATGGGAACTGAGAGGCATACATTGTTACAAGTTCTTCAACATCAGGCACTCTTGGGAAAAGGCGGCGGAACTATGCAGGAG GTACGGCAGCGAATTGATGGTGGTGGAGTCGTACAGCGAGAACAACGTGTCCGCGAGCATGATCGGCCGGCATTTGGATCGTTACTGGCTTGGCCTAGCCTCCCTCGACGATTTACGGACCAACACGCTCGAATCCGCCGCTGGAATGCTCGTCTCGCAATACGCCG GTTTCTGGGCGTCGAGGCAGCCGAATCCGCAATCAGGTGAATGCGTGGACGTCGCGTTGACGGATGACCGACAAACGTGGGAGCTGACCACGTGCGAATCGTTGCTTCCTTTCATGTGTCGCGCCAACGCCTGTCCAGCTG GCTCGTTTCATTGTTCCAACGGCAAGTGCGTGAACGCAGCGTTCAGATGCGACAAACAGGACGACTGCGGTGATTTCTCGGACGAGATAGACTGTCCCGTCAACTGCCAGTTTTACATGGCCAGCAGCGGTGACGTAGTCGAGAGTCCTAATTATCCCCACAAATATGCACCCCTCAGTAACTGCAAGTGGACCTTGGAGGGGCCCCAAGGCCATAACATCCTGTTACAG TTCCAAGAATTCGAAACGGAGAAGAGCTTCGACATAGTGCAAATCTTGGTTGGCGGACGAACTGAGGAGAAGTCTGTGAACCTGGCGACTCTTTCTGGCAAACAAGAGCTCAGTAACAAATTATTTGTATCCGCCTCGAACTTCATGATCATCAAATTCAGCACAGATTCGTCAGTAGAAAGAAAGGGTTTCCGCGCCTCGTGGAAGACTGAGCCGCAGACTTGCGGAGGAATACTTCGAGCAACGCCTCAAGGACAAGTTCTCACCTCGCCTGGATACCCTCAGAATTATCCTGGAGGACTAGAATGTCTGTACATCTTGCAGGCTCAACCTGGTCGCATAATGTCGTTGGAA ATCGAAGACCTAGATTTAGAGATGAACAGGGACTATATATTAATCAGAGATGGTGACTCGCCTATGAGCAGGCCAATAGCCAGACTGACAGGCAAATCAGAGGACAATCCTACGGTGATCATGTCGACCGGAAGTAACTTGTATCTGTACTTCAAGACGAGCCTTGGAGACTCGAGGAGAGGCTTCAGCATTAGATACACTCAGGGTTGCAAAGCAACGATCATCGCGAGGAATGGTACCGTGCAATCGCCATCTTTTGGGTTGAACGACTACCCCAATAACCAAGAGTGCTTGTACAAAGTGAAGAACCCTCAGGGAGGACCATTGTCCCTTAAGTTCATCAACTTCAACGTCCACAAGACTGATTTCGTGCAG ATATACGATGGACCAAACACTAACGGTCTTCGTTTGCATCCTGGAGGTGGCTTCACGTCCAACTCGAGACCAAAGATCACTCTAACAGCTGAGAGTGGAGAGATGCTAGTCAGATTCACCTCTGACGCTCTTCACAGCAGCTCTGGCTGGCAAGCAGAGTTCTCAGCGG ACTGTCCACAGCTTCAGTCAGGCGAAGGAGCTTTGGCTTCCAGCAGAGACACAGCGTTTGGAACAGCTGTGACGTTCTCCTGTCCCTTGGGTCAGGAATTCGCCACTGGCAAGGCGAAGATCACCACTGAGTGTCTTCCTGGTGGCAACTGGTCTGTCACGTATATACCAAAGTGCCAGGAAGTGTACTGTGGACCTGTTCCACAAATCGACAATGGTTTCTCAATTGGATCCTCGAATGTCACTTATCGAGGCCTGGCTACTTACCAGTGCTACGCTGGCTTCGCATTTCCGTCTGGCAGACCCACAGAAAAGATCTCTTGTATGGCTGATGGCAGATGGGAGAAGAAGCCATCTTGTCTGG CCTCTCAGTGTTCTCCACTTCCGGAGGCGCCACATTCGAACATCACTATTCTAAACGGGGGTGGACGAAGTTATGGAACGATCGTGCGATTCGAGTGCGAGCCTGGATACGTCAGAAGCGGGCATCCGGTGATTCTCTGCATGAGCAACGGAACTTGGTCCGACGAAGTGCCAAAGTGTTCTC GTGCGAAGTGTCCATTGCTGCCCACGATCAAGAATGGTTTCGTGGTCGACGTAACCAGGGAGTACTTTTACGGTGACGAAGCCAGAGTGCAGTGTAACAGAGGGTACAAGTTGTCTGGGTCTAATATTATACAATGCGGACCTGCTCAACGGTTCGACAATGTCCCTACTTGCGAag ACATAAACGAGTGTGCATCGAGCCAATGCGATCTCGCGTCCACTGAGTGCATCAACAATCCTGGTGCGTTCACTTGCAAATGCAAACCTGGCTTCGCTCCAACTATGGAGTGCAGGCCCATAGGCGATCTTGGGTTAATCAACGGCGGCATTCCGGACGAGTCCATCACCGTTTCCAGTTCTGAGAATGGATACACGAAAACT GGCGTTCGTTTGAACAACGGCGACGGATGGTGCGGCAACAACATCGAGCCAGGCGCGAACTGGGTGATGATCGACATGAAAGCTCCAACGATCATCCGCGGTTTTCGCACGCAGATTGTCTCGAGGGTGGATGGAAACATAGCTTACACGTCAGCAGTTCGAATTCAGTACACGGACGATTTAACGGACGCTTTCAAGGACTACACGAACCCTGATGGAACCCCAGTGGAGTTTCGAATACTCGAACCCACTTTGTCTGTTCTGAACTTGCCAGTTCCCATCGAAGCGCGCTACGTCAGGTTCAGAGTTCAAGATTACGTTGGTGCACCCTGTCTGAAGCTAGAAATAATGGGTTGCACTCGACTGGAGTGCACGGATATCAACGAATGCGCCATCAATAATGGTGGCTGCCAACAGAAGTGCATAAACAATCCTGGAAGCTACGCGTGCATGTGCAACACTGGCTTCGAGCTGTACAAGAATAATGGCACCGCTGGATTCCATATAGAGAAGTACGAAAGTGGCGAAAGAGATGGAGATTTGTATCAGAAGAACAAGACTTGCGTGCCAGTCATGTGTCCGTCCCTGTTGGCTCCGGAAAATGGGAAGATATTGTCGACCAAG CAACAACATCACTTTGGAGATCTCGTGAGGTTCCAGTGTAACTTTGGCTACGTGTTATCTGGATCCTCTGCTGTTATTTGCACGTCCAGTGGTGCTTGGAATGGAACCACTCCAGAATGTCAAT ATGCTAAGTGTGTATCGCTGCCAGACGACAAAAATGAAGGACTATCGGTAATCCGCAGCGACGAAGCGAGCGTCCTGGTGCCATTCAAACAGAACGTCACACTCAAGTGTGGTAGCAACGGACGATACCTTCGAAACACGGCTACTTCAGGATTCCGTCAATGCGTCTACGATCCAAAACCAGGTCTGCCAGACTATTGGTTATCGGGTTCTCAACCAGCCTGTCCAAGGGCTGACTGTGGGAAACCATTGCCAACACCTGGAGCGGAATATGGCCAATATTTGGACACCAAATACCAGTCTTCCTTCTTCTTCGGTTGTCAGGACACGTTCAAGCTAGCTGGACAGACGAATCGCCACGACAACGTGGTTCGATGCCAGGCGAATGGGATCTGGGACTTTGGCAACCTTCGATGCGAGGGCCCCGTTTGCGAGGACCCTGGTCGACCCAGCGATGGCTACCAAATAGCCAGAAGCTACGAGCAAGGATCTGAGGTTCAATTTGGCTGCAGCAGGCCTGGATACATTCTGATCAATCCTCGACCCATTGTCTGCGTTCGAGAACCAGAATGCAAGGTAGTGAAGCCTCTTGGTCTTGCATCTGGTCGAATACCAGACTCAGCAATCAACGCAACCTCTGAAAGACCGAACTACGAGGCCAAGAATGTCCGTTTGAACTCTGTGACTGGCTGGTGTGGCAAACAGGAAGCGTTCACGTATGTCAGCGTCGATTTGGGACAGGTTTACAGGGTGAAGGCGATCCTGGTTAAAGGTGTAGTGACCAATGATATCGTTGGCAGACCAACAGAGATCAGATTCTTTTACAAACAGGCTGAGATCGAGAACTACGTGGTCTATTTCCCTAACTTCAATCTTACTATGAGAGATCCTGGGAATTATGGAGAATTAGCTATGATCACGTTGCCTAAATACGTGCAAGCTCGCTTCGTGATCCTTGGGATAGTCAGTTACATGGATAACGCTTGTCTGAAGTTCGAATTGATGGGCTGCGAGGAACCAGTGGCGGAGCCATTATTGGGCTACGATTACGGTTTCTCTCCTTGCGTGGATAACGAGCCCCCAGTGTTCCAGAATTGCCCTCAGCAGCCGATTGTAGTGCAGAAAGGATCTGATGGTGGACTATTGCCAGTGAACTTCACTGAGCCCACGGCTATTGACAACAGTGGAAGCATCGCTCGATTGGAAGTGAAACCTCATAGTTTCAGGACACCGCTTAGAGTGTTCGAAGACACTGTCGTGAAGTACGTGGCGTTCGATTACGATGGAAATGTCGCTATTTGCGAGATCAACATCACTGTACCTG ACGTAACGCCACCTAAACTCAGCTGTCCTCAAAGCTACGTCATAGAACTGACAGACAAACAAGAGAGCTATTCGGTTAATTTCAACGAAACTCGAAGAAGAATCAACGCGACGGATGCTTCTGGACCAGTGAAGATCACCTTCGTCCCGGAAAGAGCACTGATACCGATTGGAGGCTTCGAGAACGTCACTGTTTACGCGACAGACTCAAGTGGAAACAGAGCATCGTGCAACTTCCAAGTGTCTGTTCAAGCCACACCCTGCGTCGATTGGGAGCTGAAACCACCCGCTAACGGAGGGCTGAAATGTGTACCTGGGGACAAGGGACTTCAATGCATAGCTACGTGCAAGAATGGCTTCCGTTTTACTGATGGCGCGCCTGTGAAGACGTTCACCTGTGACGTCGCCAAACACTGGAGTCCCACTTCTGTTGTTCCTGACTGTGTCTCTGAAA ACACCCAGCAGGCGAACTATCACGTGGTCGCAGCAGTAACATATCGAGCCAATGGTGCCGTTTCTAAGTCCTGTCTGCCACAGTATCAAGATCTCATGTCTCAGTATTATATGAATTTAAACAACATCCTGACGCAACGTTGTTCTGCGGTCAATGTGAACATGAATGTGTCCTTCGTGAGATCAGTACCATTTTTAATCGAAGAGAATGTCTTGAAG ATGGACTTTATCCTCGTGATCGTCCCAGCTATACGTCAGCCGCAATTATACGATCTCTGTGGCTCCACGTTGAATCTGATCTTCGATCTATCCGTTCCATCCACCAGCGCAGTGATCGAGCCTCTGTTAAACGTCTCAGCCATTGGAAATCAGTGTCCTCCTCTCAGAGCTCTCAAGTCCTCCATCACTCGAGGCTTCACTTGCAGCATTGGCGAAGTTCTGAACATGGACACCAACGACGTGCCACGATGCC TACATTGTCCAGCGGGCACATACGCAGGAGAGAAGCAAAAGCAATGCACATCCTGTCCCAAAGGCTTCTACCAGAACAGTGATCGTCAAGGATCCTGTCTACGCTGTCCATTCGGCACGTATACTCGAGAAGAAGGTTCAAAGAACATAGACGACTGCATACCCGTCTGTGGATACGGCACTTATTCACCAACTGGCTTGGTACCCTGTCTGGAGTGTCCCAGGAACAGCTACACTGACGAACCGCCAGTGGGTGGTTACAAAGACTGCCAAACCTGTCCAGCAGGCACGTTCACTTATCAACCAGCTGCGCCAGGTCGCGACAAATGCAGAGCCAAGTGTTCTCCAGGCATGTACTCGGACACTGGATTAGCTCCTTGTGCCCAGTGCCCAAAGGACTTCTTCCAACCTCAGCACGGAGCCACCACTTGCGTCGAATGTCCGACGAACATGTACACTGATGGACCAGGTGCGCTTGGACGAGAGGAATGCAAGCCAGTGCAGTGCACTGACAGTGTTTGCCAGCACGGAGGTCTCTGCGTTCCCATGGGACACGGTGTTCAATGTCTCTGTCCAGCTGGTTTCTCTGGGAGGCGCTGCGAGATCGACATCGACGAGTGCGCCTCGCAACCTTGCTACAATGGAGCCACTTGCATAGATCTACCACAGGGTTACAGGTGTCAGTGCGCGAATGGATACTCAGGGGTCAATTGTCAAGAGGAGAAATCGGACTGTTCGAACGACACGTGTCCTGAGAGGGCCATGTGCAAGGACGAGCCTGGGTTTAGTAACTACACTTGTCTTTGCAGGTCTGGTTATACTGGAGTGGACTGTGACATCACT ATAAACCCTTGCACTGCTAGTGGAAATCCTTGTAATAATGGAGCCACTTGCGTGGCGCTTCAACAAGGTCGCTATAAGTGCGATTGTCTACCAGGTTGGGAAGGACAAAGCTGCGAGATAAATACTGACGATTGTGCTGAGAAACCTTGCTTGCTGGGTGCCAATTGTACGGATCTGGTAGCTGATTTCACTTGCGACTGTCCACCAGGGTTCACTGGCAAGAGGTGCCACGAGAAAATAGACTTGTGCTCGGGAAATCCTTGCTTGAATGGGATATGCGTGGACAATCTGTTCAGCCACGAGTGCATCTGCCATCCAGGATGGACTGGCGCGGCTTGCGAGACGAATATCAACGAATGCGGCGATAAACCTTGCAGGAACAACGGTCAGTGCATCGACCAGATCGACGGGTACACCTGCACCTGCGAGCCAGGGTACACAGGCAAACAGTGTCAGCACACCATCGACGACTGCGCCTCTGACCCGTGTCAGAACGGTGGGACATGTTTGGACCAACTCGAAGGGTTCGTCTGCAAGTGCAGACCTGGTTTCGTTGGACTCCAGTGTGAAGCAGAGCTGGACGAGTGTCTCAGCGATCCTTGCAGTCCAGTTGGGACGGATCGTTGCGTCGATTTGGACAACACCTTCGTGTGTCACTGTCGCGAGGGCTACACTGGGTCATCCTGCGAGATCAACATCGACGACTGCGCCTCTTATCCGTGTTTAAATGGCGCCACGTGTAGGGACGAGGTTGGTGGCTTCAAGTGCGCGTGTCCAGAGGGTTGGACCGgggtacattgcgaagtggacGTTGGAACTTGCCAGAATCATCCTTGTCAGAACGACGCTGCTTGCGTGGACTTGTTCATGGACTACTTCTGCGT ATGTCCATCGGGAACGGATGGAAAGCAGTGCGAAACCGCGCCAGAGCGGTGCATTGGTAACCCCTGCATGCACAATGGACGTTGCCAAGACTTTGGGTCTGGACTTAATTGTACTTGTCCTGACGATTACACTGGAATCGGTTGTCAGTATGAATACGATGCTTGCCAGGCTGGCGCTTGTAAAAATGGCGCCACTTGCATCGACGATGGCCTTGGTTTCACTTGTATCTGTCCACCAGGATACACAG GTAAAACGTGCGAGGAGGATATAATCGATTGTAAGGAGAACTCTTGTCCACCATCGGCGACTTGCATCGATCTCACTGGGAAATTCTTCTGCCAGTGTCCTTTCAATCTGACTGGCGACGATTGCAGGAAGT CTATCCAAGTGGATTACGATCTATACTTCAGTGATCCAACACGTAGTAGCGCAGCACAAGTGATACCTTTCTTCACTGGCACGAGGAAGAGTCTAACAGTAGCTATGTGGGTGCAGTACACTCAGAAAGACGAAGCTGGAATATTCTTCACTCTTTATGCCGTCAG CTCTCCCCACGTCCCAATAAACAGAAGACTAATGATCCAAGCGCACAGCAATGGCGTTCAAGTGTCCCTGTTCCACGATCTGCAGGATGTGTATCTACCATTCAGAGAATACGCGACGATCAACGACGGCCAATGGCACCACGTGGCTGTAGTTTGGAACGGCGAGAACAGTGGCGAGTTGATCTTAATCACAGAAGGTTTGATCGCCAGTAAGACTGAAGGTTACGGAAGTGGAAGATCCTTGCCGCCTTA CGCCTGGGCGATGCTGGGTAAACCACAGAGCGAAAACGCGAAGGGTTACACAGAGTCAGGTTTCCAGGGACACTTGACCAAGGTGCAGATCTGGAGTCGTGCGTTGCACGTCACGAACGAGATCCAAAAGCAAGTTCGCGACTGTCGCACTGAACCAGTTCTCTACCAAGGTTTAGTGTTGACCTGGGCTGGTTACGACGAAACTATTGGCGGTGTGGAGAGAGTGGTACCCTCGCATTGTGGGCAAAGAGTGTGTCCACCTGGATACGGTGGCAGCAAGTGTCAGCAACTCGAATCTGACAAGATTCCACCGAAAGTGGAGCACTGTCCTGGCGACCTTTGGGTGATCGCCAAGAACGGCTCAGCTATAGTCAGCTGGGATGAACCACGGTTCACAGACAACGTTGGGATAGCGAGGATTCAGGAGAAGAATGGACACAAGTCTGGGCAGACTTTGATGTGGGGGATCTATGATATCAGTTACGTGGCTTACGATCAGGCTGGAAACTCTGCCAGTTGCAACTTTAAGGTCTACGTGTTGT CTGACTTTTGTCCAGAGTTGGCTGACCCAATTGGAGGCACCCAACAGTGCAAAGACTGGGGATCAGGTGGTCAGTTCAAGGTCTGCGAGATCTTCTGCAACCCTGGACTTCGTTTCTCTCAAGAAGTCCCGAAATTCTACACTTGCGGAGCTGAAGGTTTCTGGAGACCAACCAACGACCCATCACTTCCTCTGATCTATCCAGCTTGCACAA GTGCAACGCCAGCGCAACGAGTGTTCAGAATAAAAATGAACTTCCCAACGTCGGTTCTGTGCAACGAAGCTGGCCAAGGAGTGCTCAAGAAGAAAGTCAGAGACGCTGTGAACTCTTTGAACAGAGATTGGAATTTCTGCTCGTACTCGTTCGAAG GAACCCGCGAGTGCAAAGACCTGCACATCGACGTCCAATGCGACCATCGCGCGCGTACAACCAGAGACACCAACGAGGAGGACGGCGGAACTTACATAATTTCCGCAGTAGTACCAGCCGAACC AACGAGACAAGCGCGGCAGGGCAGCGATACCTACGAGGTGGAGATCTCGTTCCCGGCGATAAA CGATCCAATTTTGAACGCGAACTCGAACGAAAGAGCAACCGTTCAGACTCTGTTGGAGAGATTGATCCTGGAGGAAGATCAGTTCGACGTCCACGATATCCTCCCCAACACTGTGCCCGACCCAGCGTCCCTAACTTTGGAGTCCGACTACGACTGTCCTGTGGGGCAAGTGGTGATGGCGCCTGATTGCG TGCCCTGTGCCGTGGGAACATACTACGACGAAGAGTCGAAACAGTGTCTGTCCTGTCCTGTCGGAAGTTATCAAAGCGAGTCTGGTCAGCTTAAGTGCAGTCCATGTCCCGTGATCGCTGGTCGTCTCAGCGTGACTGTGGGACCAGGGGCGCGAAACGCGGCTGATTGCAAGGAACGCTGCCCAGCAGGAAAGTACTACGACGACATGGCTGGCCTCTGTCGCAGCTGCGGCCACGGTTTCTATCAGCCTAACGAGGGTAGCTTCTCGTGTCTGCTATGCGGACTTGGAAAAACGACCAGGACAGCCGAGGCTGTGTCTCGAGAGGAGTGCAGGGACGAGTGTGGGTCTGGGCAGCAATTGGCCGTCGAAGGGAAGTGCGAACCTTGTCCAAGAGGAAGTTTCAGGACTCAAGGGGTTCAGGCTGCTTGTCAAGCGTGTCCTGCCGGCAAAACCACACCGAATATGGGCTCTGCGGCGATAGAAGAGTGTTCTCTACCTGTCTGCGAGCCTGGAACGTATCTGAACGGAAGTCTGAACGAATGTATGGAGTGCAAGAAGGGTACTTATCAGTCAGAGCCACAGCAGACGTTCTGTATACCTTGTCCTCCTAAT